The genomic region GATAGAAAATCTTCTTTAATCTCCGGCTGAACCCATTCCGGGAAATTATAGCGCAATATTGCCAATGAAATCAAAGCTTCGTAGGTACTGATTGCATCAAATCCTGAGATTATCGTATCCTGATAGTTATCCTTCCACTTATTGATTGCCATCACCTGCTTAAAATCCCATAAGAACAACATATTCAAGATGGCTCCGACCAACATGTTGTTTCTCGCATCGAGCTTATCGATCAACTGCCCTAGCTCACGAATTACCGCGGAAAGCTTCTTATCACCTTCCTTCAGCTGCAGCTGCGTTTGCAATTCCTTGTTGAGCTCACTCTGATAGGTTCTGTCTTCCATCAGTTTGATCGCGTCTGCAAAAGCAATGAGTGATACACCAATCTTATCAATCTTGTTGGAAAACTGACTTACCTTTCCGCCCTGACTCATTGTCCACAGCAAATGTACAATCGCTAAAGCGATCAGATAGGAAGCAATATTAAAAACAAATAAGGATACAAGTATGCCTGCAACGAAAATCCACGGCGCAATCGGCACATATAGGCGCATAAAAGCATTCCCAAAAGCCATCGACTTGTCGTGGAAATAACTTTGAATGTATGTCCTTAAGTTAACCTTGGAACCCAAATTAAAAAGCATCTTCGTTTGAAACGTCTGCAGATGCTCGGGATCCTGACTCAACTCTGCTGATGCCGATTGCCGAGCCAAAATATCCTCCCGATGCGACGCCTTCAGCAACCAGGAAGCAAGCGAAGAAATACCATCTTTAGTAGCACAGCGGTTGATCTTTTCAAATAAAGAATGCTGACCAAAAACATCCAAATCACCTGTATAGGGATGCTTCGGATCTTCAAACTCTGCCCCGTTAGCATACATATTCTGATGCTCTTCGATCATCTTGATTTCATTCTCGTTGATCTCTAGAAAGACCTTGGCCTCTTGTAGCTTTCGCTCAATCTTGCTATGCCGAAAGACCAGGTAGACAAACAGCAAAATAATACCAATAATTGTCCCCACAACAAGGAATATATTATTGGTCTTAAAAAGTTGGAACACCAATATTCCACCACCGATCATAATCGCCAATCGCAGGAAAGAATTCTTGGTGATCTGCTTCTCCAAACTACCGATTGTTTCCCGAACTGCCTTTATATTGTTATGATAAAATTCTTGACTCATGCGCTAAAAATATAAAAAGCCCGGCAAAACCGAGCATTATATTTATTGAATAAAATTAATCTAGAATGTTCTTACCAGGCTTGATCGCCAACTAGCGGTACAAAACGGAAGGTATCTAGCTCGATACGCTCGAAGTCATTCTCGCCCACTCGTAGAATAGTTACCATTTTCTGGAACTTCTCGTCACCAACAGGAATCACCATCAATCCGCCCAGGCGCAATTGCTTCAACATTTTCTCGGGCACAAAGGGCGCACCGGCCGTCACGATAATCTTATCATAAGGTCCATGTTCAGGAATACCTTTAGACCCATCTCCTAAGAAAAAGTTCGCTTTATAACCCATATAGGGCAGCACTTGTATGGTGCGTTTGTATAGATTTTCTTGGCGCTCAATCGTATACACATTGGCACCCAATTCCAAAAG from Sphingobacterium sp. BN32 harbors:
- a CDS encoding protein-L-isoaspartate(D-aspartate) O-methyltransferase, whose product is MAYKFVDNYREQGARKQLVKHLEKRGIDDKRVLKAIGKVPRHFFFDETFWNQAYRDIAFPIGDGQTISQPYTVAYQSQLLHINKGDKVLEIGTGSGYQTCILLELGANVYTIERQENLYKRTIQVLPYMGYKANFFLGDGSKGIPEHGPYDKIIVTAGAPFVPEKMLKQLRLGGLMVIPVGDEKFQKMVTILRVGENDFERIELDTFRFVPLVGDQAW
- a CDS encoding DNA mismatch repair protein MutS; translation: MSQEFYHNNIKAVRETIGSLEKQITKNSFLRLAIMIGGGILVFQLFKTNNIFLVVGTIIGIILLFVYLVFRHSKIERKLQEAKVFLEINENEIKMIEEHQNMYANGAEFEDPKHPYTGDLDVFGQHSLFEKINRCATKDGISSLASWLLKASHREDILARQSASAELSQDPEHLQTFQTKMLFNLGSKVNLRTYIQSYFHDKSMAFGNAFMRLYVPIAPWIFVAGILVSLFVFNIASYLIALAIVHLLWTMSQGGKVSQFSNKIDKIGVSLIAFADAIKLMEDRTYQSELNKELQTQLQLKEGDKKLSAVIRELGQLIDKLDARNNMLVGAILNMLFLWDFKQVMAINKWKDNYQDTIISGFDAISTYEALISLAILRYNFPEWVQPEIKEDFLSDKLHAKDVNHPLIDVNKAVANDYDAHDHQIALITGSNMAGKSTFLRTVGINAVLAYAGAVVCASEFSIPIYELVTYMRIKDSLNESTSTFKAELDRMKFILERVEQIPASYFLIDEMLRGTNSVDKYLGSKAIIKKLIGLNGKGMLATHDLQLAEMSKDYPHALKNYHFDIQVQGSEMLFDYKLKDGPCTIFNASLLLKGIGVVVENEN